The Vibrio splendidus genome has a window encoding:
- a CDS encoding RidA family protein, with amino-acid sequence MSSDIIKISRNTENAPINSVSTQTVAFSHYNNFSAQLPVDPKTGQIVTGDIKDQATQCLNNIKAIVESIDHVMDDVVKINVFVKNISDIDAIDEVYKSFFHNSLPTRTVVGVAALPNSDALVQMDALISNGEGTKPQAPCALVKVSRNTDNAPQSAVSTQTAAFSHYNNLSAQLPIDVTTGELVYGGIEAQTAQCLSNIKAILESIGHVMNDVVKTTIYVKNIADAEVVNEVCAKFFPSYVPARTVVNAAELPMGALIQIDTSVSHGDGTPPQLPEDTRLLVIEANNTVAAPFMPYSHTVAFSHYNHISGQLPLDPKTNEIVAGGVKEQAEQCLKNIKAIIESVDHSMDDTVKINIQLKDISDIDAVNEIYTAFFNAELPARTVVGVSEIPMNALVQIDAVVSNCEGTPPQYVVA; translated from the coding sequence ATGAGTAGCGATATCATTAAAATTTCAAGAAATACTGAAAATGCACCAATTAATTCTGTATCTACACAAACGGTCGCTTTTTCTCATTATAATAATTTTTCTGCTCAATTACCTGTTGATCCCAAAACAGGTCAAATAGTAACTGGTGATATTAAAGACCAAGCAACGCAATGCTTAAATAATATTAAAGCGATTGTTGAAAGCATCGACCATGTTATGGATGATGTGGTGAAGATTAATGTTTTCGTTAAGAATATTTCTGATATCGATGCTATTGATGAAGTTTACAAAAGCTTTTTCCACAACAGCCTGCCAACACGCACTGTCGTGGGTGTCGCTGCGCTGCCGAACAGTGACGCTTTAGTTCAAATGGATGCTCTTATTTCAAACGGCGAAGGCACTAAACCACAAGCACCTTGCGCACTAGTTAAGGTATCAAGAAATACGGATAATGCGCCTCAAAGTGCTGTGTCCACGCAGACTGCGGCTTTTTCTCACTACAACAATCTTTCAGCTCAGTTACCGATAGATGTAACTACAGGTGAGTTGGTTTATGGTGGTATCGAAGCGCAAACAGCCCAATGTCTATCAAACATTAAAGCTATTTTAGAAAGCATCGGACATGTCATGAATGATGTGGTTAAAACGACTATCTACGTAAAAAATATCGCAGATGCGGAAGTGGTAAATGAAGTATGTGCTAAATTCTTCCCAAGTTATGTACCAGCGCGAACGGTTGTTAATGCCGCTGAACTACCAATGGGCGCTTTAATTCAAATTGATACATCCGTTTCACATGGCGACGGTACACCGCCGCAATTGCCTGAAGACACTCGTTTGTTGGTTATTGAAGCTAATAATACTGTTGCTGCACCATTTATGCCTTATTCGCACACCGTTGCTTTCTCTCACTACAATCATATTTCAGGACAATTGCCTTTAGACCCGAAAACAAATGAAATTGTTGCTGGTGGTGTAAAAGAGCAAGCGGAACAATGTTTAAAAAATATTAAGGCGATAATTGAAAGTGTTGACCATAGCATGGACGATACGGTGAAAATTAATATTCAACTTAAGGATATTTCAGATATTGATGCGGTGAACGAAATCTATACCGCATTCTTTAATGCTGAGCTGCCTGCAAGAACGGTAGTAGGGGTTTCAGAAATTCCAATGAATGCTTTAGTGCAAATTGATGCTGTCGTTTCTAACTGTGAAGGTACACCTCCACAATACGTCGTTGCTTAA